From Panicum hallii strain FIL2 chromosome 2, PHallii_v3.1, whole genome shotgun sequence, a single genomic window includes:
- the LOC112881133 gene encoding sodium/hydrogen exchanger 6-like — translation MELGLSLASASPPAGGLAQPPPLAPPGKEQQVAGVGILLQISMLVLSFVLGHVLRRHRFYYLPEASASLLIGLVVGGLANISNTETNTRTWFNFHEEFFFLFLLPPIIFQSGFSLSPKPFFANFGAIVTFAILGTFIASVVTGVLVYLGGLTFLMYKLPLVECLMFGALISATDPVTVLSIFQELGSDVNLYALVFGESVLNDAMAISLYRTMSSVRSHAAASENFFMMILQFLETFVGSMSSGVGVGFISALLFKYAGLDVDNLQNLECCLFVLFPYFSYMLAEGLGLSGIVSILFTGMVMKHYTYSNLSDNSQRFVSAFFHLLSSLAETFVFIYMGFDIAMEEHSWSHVGFIFFSIIFIVVARAVNVFSCAYLVNMSRPEHRRIPLKHQKALWFSGLRGAMAFALALQSVHELPEGHGKTIFTTTTAIVVLTVLLIGGSTGTMLEALDVVGDENPSIENYEDNNGYMPPTYDEGTSSGGGLRMKLKQFHKSTTSFTALDKNYLTPFFTSQTDDDDDDDDFSGQPQNRRVRFYDQ, via the exons ATGGAGCTGGGCCTGAGCCTGgcctcggcctcgccgccggcgggcgggctggcgcagccgccgcccctcgcgccGCCGGGGAAGGAGCAGCAGGTGGCCGGCGTGGGGATCCTGCTGCAGATCTCCATGCTCGTGCTCTCCTTCGTGCTCGGGCACGTCCTGCGCCGCCACCGCTTCTACTACCTACCCGAGGCCAGCGCCTCGCTCCTCATCG GTCTAGTTGTTGGTGGCCTTGCTAACATTTCAAATACAGAGACCAACACTAG GACGTGGTTCAACTTCCATGAAGaattcttcttcttgttcttatTACCTCCGATAATATT TCAATCAGGATTCAGCTTATCTCCG AAACCATTCTTTGCAAACTTTGGGGCTATCGTAACTTTTGCCATTCTTGGGACGTTCATTGCTTCAGTTGTAACAGGGGTTCTTGT CTATCTTGGCGGACTGACATTTCTAATGTATAAACTTCCACTGGTTGAGTGCCTTATGTTTGGTGCGCTTATATCTGCAACCGATCCTGTCACAGTTCTATCGATATTCCAG GAACTGGGCTCTGATGTTAACTTGTATGCTTTGGTGTTTGGAGAATCCGTTTTGAATGATGCG ATGGCAATTTCTCTTTACAG GACAATGTCATCAGTCAGAAGTCATGCAGCTGCCAGCGAGAACTTTTTTATGATGATTCTCCAGTTCCTTGAGACCTTTGTTGGTTCAATGTCATCAG GTGTGGGAGTTGGATTTATCTCTGCTCTT CTGTTCAAATATGCTGGATTGGATGTTGACAA TCTGCAAAACTTGGAGTGCTGCCTTTTTGTTCTCTTTCCATATTTCTC GTATATGTTAGCCGAAGGACTTGGGTTGTCAGGGATTGTTTCTATATTATTCACGGGAATG GTTATGAAGCATTACACATACTCCAATCTTTCAGACAATTCACAGCGCTTTGTTTCTGCCTTTTTCCACTTGCTGTCATCTTTGGCTGAAACATTTGT GTTCATTTATATGGGCTTCGATATTGCCATGGAAGAGCATAGCTGGTCACATGTTggcttcatcttcttctcaatT ATATTCATAGTTGTTGCAAG GGCTGTAAATGTCTTTTCTTGTGCATACTTGGTTAACATGTCTAGGCCAGAACATCGCCGTATTCCTCTAAAGCATCAGAAAGCACTTTGGTTTAGCG GGCTTAGAGGGGCCATGGCTTTTGCACTTGCTCTCCAATCTGTGCATGAACTTCCTGAAGGACATGGAAAAACGATATTCACCACCACTACAGCCATTGTTGTGTTGACG GTACTTCTTATTGGAGGGTCGACGGGAACTATGCTTGAAGCTTTGGATGTCGTTGGAGATGAAAACCCATCAATAGAA AATTATGAAGACAACAATGGTTACATGCCTCCAACTTATGATGAAGGTACATCATCTGGGGGAGGATTGAGAATGAAACTCAAACAGTTTCACAAAAG CACAACGTCATTCACTGCCCTTGATAAAAACTACCTGACTCCATTTTTCACCAGCCAGActgacgacgatgatgacgacgatgacTTCA GTGGGCAACCCCAAAACCGAAGAGTAAGATTCTATGATCAATAG
- the LOC112880289 gene encoding uncharacterized protein At3g52155, chloroplastic-like, whose amino-acid sequence MRAPAPPLPALLSRSCSSAPRLLLSSSPRAPPARRPPRAVARSVSVSVEAPAASAEPAVAGGPSTTPRRRLILLRHGESAAGGRSTRDHDRPLSKAGRADAISVSNKLQQMGWIPELILCSDAMRTKETLKILQEHVQGLSQAVVHFIPSFYSIAAMDGQTAEHLQKAICEYSSDEILTVMCMGHNKGWEEAASMFSGDSVVLETCNAALLEAAGKSWVEAFSLAGLGGWKLHGIVKP is encoded by the exons ATGAgagctccagctcctcctcttCCCGCACTGCTCTCCCGCTCCTGCTCCTCGGCcccgcgcctcctcctctcctcttccccccgcgcgccgcccgcccgccgcccgcctcggGCCGTCGCCCGCTCCGTCTCCGTCTCCGTCGAGGCGCCGGCGGCCTCAGCGGAGCCGGCGGTCGCGGGCGGGCCCTccacgacgccgcgccgccgcctcatcCTCCTCCGCCACGGGGAGAGCGCCGCCGGGGGACGCTCCACCAGAG ATCATGACAGACCTCTAAGCAAGGCTGGGAGAGCTGACGCAATCAGCGTTTCTAATAAACTCCAACAGATGGGGTGGATACCCGAGCTTATCCTGTGCAG TGATGCAATGCGCACAAAGGAAACTCTTAAGATCCTGCAAGAACATGTTCAGGGATTGTCTCAAGCAGTGGTACACTTCATCCCAAGTTTCTACTCAATTGCAGCGATGGATGGCCAAACTGCAGAGCATTTACAAAAGGCAATCTGTGAATATTCGAGCGACGAGATATTAACCGTCAT GTGCATGGGTCATAATAAAGGATGGGAGGAAGCAGCCTCTATGTTTTCTGGTGATTCAGTTGTTCTTGAGACATGTAATGCGGCGCTGCTAGAAGCTGCAGGGAAATCATGGGTTGAG GCTTTTTCTCTGGCTGGTCTTGGGGGATGGAAGCTTCATGGAATTGTAAAGCCATGA